One Thunnus thynnus chromosome 21, fThuThy2.1, whole genome shotgun sequence DNA segment encodes these proteins:
- the LOC137173494 gene encoding uro-adherence factor A-like: protein MMNETGLQRIPPDQSSGSGHTFGTARHPSIIDPILSKRVCFYKSGDAQFNGLRMVINNRTFKTFDALLDSLSKKVPLPFGVRNITTPRGVHAIYTLDELEDGKSYICSDNRKVKPINLALARKKLPPWYHARPASSRRRTVQQARFFPGKNIHGQEPVVVRTPKRLLVFRNGDPSVKHTVLLQKRTTPTFESILEYISELMQFHVVKLHTPDGRRVDGLPGLILCSGTVVAAGREPFRSANYDAQKSPAPTRLSTNRTGLRRLKALNRKKKSLSYSSKSRNFSPSSERYIVNRIHSSIAESSYDLPSNPTNSIELESSRLLESVAETEGDTCLGDGGEGQGCLMPTEDDIEKSFRVNEDGSMTVEMKVRLTIKEEETVHWTTTLTRSSVANQLNAACLPAPEPEKEICSPNSNSLDLQNSVASIDTINRDKTTDDNDEDPPSLGSGAFSENSNEEDNIKVQTNVASPRRAQTPGHKQIRKKQASLESIKSVTADGIQEGMVGSYSYREQTENRAMTEQYCMVKQTSTRPVPKPRRLGSVDAKTINNRNISTFNSASRTEILQTESGEEEVTETVLHIYEQQTCQDNFLANFYAHEASTSGIYFSRPATSETGQLSSSNEFEPELWRPSTASESISIWRAESMSVTSDLTLPSLKTGAIQATNRQQQFPKSTIGKEKPQQREVNKDKRMSPKPKVINKRVHRLMTPGKRRNKTSAEATEKHKKVKTFSSAGFIKRIYGNKSKSAKSMMKLKKRPTQDGDGGVRTKTSQSLDDTMKELNIPSPQKINISETVSPEISRLNVSPIEVKQPRGILERQTSMHQEKKNKNESYDVSESMSLPAFNSSSSVTNKYVENWLEKAHLNPTAVLHVKTENGMFRESENNRGLIAVAEEEKCCEKLEMQTCQTFTTDPLPENVQGTSIKQRIQSFENKSGPSVEKTTVTQQIAHSHAISTNTDNCNSFAQNKTEEIKPHSIGISSEINPLTNTASTEIPSGSEVENKSRPIKISLQKATPYNTLSMELPPPPSPSPPPAESPVEKPELSNAEHCTVDVPSVASSPLYRLSSVSSQKSDSHPLSISPTSDMADSPTDHTMEMTTSSQTDIPLSLREAQLPKTVKRAPLVSNISLERKMSLRKACLDKYTLCSEATMETSTSSIPNNTVADNVLPNDICSTETQHPSKTQPEETQQSMSDLMSSPSCCTSASPISVTSEEKISSNSISSSETPTPSNHPYIETTPSTPSTQVSSPKPLVKKVKIMSSPSPERNPQTNNFSSELANNSPRLTSLHNHPLDETMSPNIGIRKQETPNSSPSPEIKQKLNKSKQKKPSPYSQTLDMVSPPVRHKSNRKLLSGNLSSDSASESPTKTQRKTPSKSKHHQTQQSVKSTAELDKTSETSDQSDDNKVNETDDLAKAYQDKPMTDTQIMPQPLNIANQPNMKPVLQKICYSIKAIRQITQNKRQSCLEKSNSLPDFSSHVATTFGSSSKALLAFLSVMTLKEGITNLNMDELNVNNVSCAEALKMIDSLREIASIEDSQKLKTSLSDLQKSASKQLLESWRGFQEFSDKCKSRSSTPNYSEKEFSEQDCGIEENVIDEIMGELDIPETLKEELASLSVDIGSESDNEEKTSSRFIEKEESSPDKNSDADILHPSTNEAVNVNNETQDEKVNVDVSSIIKKFTDISQLKQSNLEIASQKIKNVSDDLKQVLTDEASKDDNDVAKCPPPDEHNDKQISEERQLHSQVLFAKESSEDTQTCKDVVNEENQGAEKQQQGHNEDTSNQEKENMTGTDSCSSEVEEQDTECGQSEESIRTPENELTYDDESGSDDERQKMSSANKDLEQKVSCEESASSSEASQQQSSEEEREVECEEMKQESREGDLSNPETHFEPASADCYVELHASRKGSTSSPNSENQSLSEEEQSEVECEEPSNNDALSDPANPESKTGCMGLNASANKSVCNSDVDEPSSSEEEQPEVECDKLSNKDILSNPTNLASQTGCIGLNASADESTCNSDMDEPSPLEEEQPEVECKELKVIVEESLSEPEEEQESTEEEEHLDDQRDHEEQMKKCEELNSWREETEEEKVTSEDEDIYADNTVKGDLSNLIENQDSYIIKDSDSLIEEEKHYSFEVEEDSGNDHSSCEEHIEVEQPKVKDKQISSSTEEELSCYDKGSSSEEEHVNMDRHIKESCAEHQETPAMAKPPEDTNCEKAVENLKHQSEVIISQSVAERVSFLEKVAADTQKRKTVTESSTVTCVSQKNVPLVSHIEELSSESPTSQPALITQSAPQSSLSFSYDCGGVITTEPEGSRVKSIREMFLAKSSTDTQPGQRRFPSPNRSELPELRAQTSASGGYQSQTSSELSSGEDDSSRTPITKGFVRRTIERLYGKKDANIDEVSSERPPSAPKQKKKEQSSIFSPFHIAKTMSELSYFNSTNALDTLTEATRCIAFNAQVGPGDSVPIDKGRWLLKENTLMRKSVSDPVGINKNCPKNEGMCEDTEESTPYSLFSTKSELEDTKKSFSKKCTYFSLPHASDSDVCQDDLSTASKGSVNGDSVTGTKDSSEDTATLAERNGTLPGVGISDFKMKDNKVHPLIEVPSDGEVVAVQPGKGQGVVNRRIQEPDVLDLLYNFCGEHCPIL, encoded by the exons ATGATGAATGAGACAGGGCTTCAGAGGATCCCCCCTGACCAGTCGTCAGGGAGTGGACACACCTTTGGCACCGCACGCCACCCAAGCATCATTGACCCTATTCTATCCAAGCGAGTGTGCTTCTACAAAAGTGGAGATGCTCAGTTCAATGGTCTGCGTATGGTCATCAACAACCGTACCTTTAAAACCTTCGATGCGCTCCTAGACAGCCTGTCTAAAAAGGTTCCCCTGCCATTCGGGGTGAGGAACATCACCACCCCTCGTGGGGTTCATGCAATCTATACTTTGGATGAACTGGAGGATGGGAAATCCTACATCTGTTCTGACAACCGTAAGGTAAAACCTATCAACTTGGCACTGGCCAGGAAGAAGCTTCCGCCCTGGTACCACGCCAGGCCTGCTAGCTCCCGTCGTCGGACTGTGCAGCAGGCCAGGTTTTTCCCCGGAAAGAACATCCATGGGCAGGAGCCGGTGGTTGTGCGCACACCAAAGAGGCTACTGGTTTTTCGCAATGGAGACCCCTCAGTCAAACACACTGTGCTGCTTCAAAAGAGGACTACACCCACATTTGAATCTATCCTGGAATATATTTCAGAGCTGATGCAGTTCCATGTGGTGAAATTACACACACCTGATGGCAGACGT GTGGATGGTCTCCCAGGCTTGATATTGTGCTCTGGGACCGTAGTGGCTGCAGGCCGGGAGCCTTTCCGGTCCGCAAACTACGATGCACAGAAATCCCCAGCCCCAACACGGCTGTCTACCAACCGAACAGGTCTCAGAAGACTAAAGGCTTTAAACC GTAAAAAGAAGTCACTATCATATTCATCGAAGTCAAGAAACTTCTCCCCCTCATCGGAGAGGTACATTGTGAATCGGATTCATAGCTCTATTGCGGAAAGTTCATACGACCTACCCAGTAACCCCACCAACTCCATTGAGTTGGAGTCAAGCCGTTTACTCGAGTCAGTCGCAGAAACGGAGGGTGACACCTGCCTTGGCGATGGAGGTGAGGGGCAGGGCTGTTTAATGCCCACTGAAGATGACATTGAGAAGTCCTTTCGGGTGAACGAGGATGGCAGCATGACAGTGGAGATGAAGGTGCGGTTGACAATTAAGGAAGAGGAAACCGTCCATTGGACCACCACCCTGACACGATCCAGTGTAGCCAATCAGCTTAATGCGGCCTGTTTACCAGCGCCTGAGCCAGAGAAGGAGATTTGCTCGCCTAACTCAAACTCACTGGATTTACAAAACTCAGTTGCCTCCATTGACACCATCAACAGGGACAAAACTACAGATGACAACGATGAGGATCCACCATCACTGGGTAGTGGAGCTTTCAGTGAAAATAGTAATGAAGAGGATAATATCAAAGTACAGACAAATGTGGCGTCCCCTAGGAGAGCTCAAACCCCAGGACACAAGCAAATTAGAAAAAAGCAAGCTTCTTTGGAGAGCATAAAATCAGTGACAGCAGACGGGATTCAAGAGGGTATGGTTGGCTCTTACTCGTacagagaacaaacagaaaatagagCCATGACAGAGCAATACTGCATGGTCAAGCAGACTAGCACTAGACCAGTACCCAAACCCAGAAGACTTGGCTCTGTGGATGCCAAAActataaacaacagaaatatatcCACATTCAATTCAGCTAGCAGGACTGAAATCCTGCAAACTGAATCCGGCGAGGAGGAGGTCACTGAAACCGTCTTACACATATATGAACAGCAGACCTGCCAGGATAATTTCCTTGCAAACTTTTATGCACATGAAGCATCTACATCTGGGATATATTTTTCTAGGCCAGCTACTTCGGAAACAGGACAGCTCTCCTCCAGTAATGAATTCGAACCCGAGCTCTGGAGACCCTCGACAGCTTCTGAGTCCATTAGCATCTGGAGGGCTGAGAGCATGTCAGTAACATCTGATTTAACCTTGCCGTCACTTAAGACCGGTGCAATTCAAGCAACAAATAGGCAGCAACAATTCCCAAAGTCCACTATTGGCAAAGAGAAGCCACAACAAAGAGAGGTTAATAAAGACAAGAGGATGTCCCCGAAACCCAAAGTGATCAACAAACGCGTTCATCGGCTTATGACACCAGGCAAAAGGCGAAACAAAACTTCTGCAGAAGCAACTGAGAAACATAAGAAAGTGAAAACTTTCTCCAGCGCTGGATTCATTAAGAGAATTTATGGGAATAAATCAAAATCAGCAAAAAGCATGATGAAGCTTAAAAAGAGACCGACACAAGACGGGGATGGGGGTGTTAGAACAAAGACCTCACAATCATTGGACGACACAATGAAAGAACTAAACATACCATCACCACAAAAGATAAATATAAGTGAGACAGTTTCTCCTGAAATAAGCAGGCTGAATGTTTCTCCCATCGAGGTAAAGCAGCCACGAGGAATATTGGAACGTCAGACATCAATGCATcaagagaaaaagaacaaaaatgagTCTTATGATGTCAGCGAAAGCATGTCACTGCCTGCTTTTAACTCCTCCAGTTCTGTTACTAATAAATATGTAGAGAACTGGCTGGAGAAAGCCCATCTTAACCCCACTGCAGTTCTTcatgtgaaaacagaaaatggtATGTTTAGGGAGTCAGAAAATAATCGTGGGTTGATCGCTgttgcagaggaggaaaagtgtTGTGAGAAATTAGAAATGCAAACATGTCAAACTTTCACAACTGACCCACTGCCTGAGAATGTGCAAGGAACTTCAATCAAACAGAGAATCCAGTCCTTTGAAAACAAATCAGGTCCATCAGTGGAGAAAACTACAGTCACGCAGCAAATTGCTCATAGTCATGCCATCTCTACAAATACAGACAACTGTAATAGTTTTGCTCAGAATAagacagaggaaataaaacccCACTCGATTGGTATCTCCTCTGAAATAAATCCACTGACTAATACAGCCTCAACAGAAATACCATCAGGCAGTGAAGTGGAAAATAAATCAAGACCAATCAAAATCTCACTTCAAAAGGCAACACCTTACAATACACTTTCAATGGAGCTACCACCTCCACCGTCACCATCGCCACCACCTGCGGAAAGCCCTGTTGAAAAACCAGAGCTATCAAATGCTGAACATTGCACGGTGGATGTACCTTCAGTGGCCAGCAGCCCATTATACAGGCTCTCATCAGTGAGCAGTCAAAAGTCAGATAGTCATCCATTATCTATCAGTCCTACATCTGACATGGCCGACTCACCCACTGACCACACAATGGAAATGACAACATCAAGTCAGACTGACATTCCTCTCTCACTGAGGGAAGCACAATTACCAAAAACTGTCAAAAGGGCCCCATTGGTCAGTAATATATCTCTTGAAAGGAAAATGTCTCTCAGAAAGGCTTGTCTGgataaatatactttatgtaGTGAAGCCACCATGGAAACAAGCACATCATCTATTCCCAACAACACAGTGGCTGATAATGTGCTGCCAAACGACATCTGTTCAACAGAGACACAACATCCAAGCAAAACCCAACCAGAAGAGACACAACAATCGATGTCAGATCTGATGAGCAGTCCATCATGTTGTACTTCTGCGTCTCCAATTAGTGTAACATCTGAAGAGAAAATATCCTCAAACAGTATTTCTTCAAGTGAGACTCCAACACCAAGTAATCACCCATATATAGAGAcaacaccatcaacaccatcaACTCAGGTATCATCACCTAAACCCTTggtgaaaaaagtaaaaatcatgAGCAGTCCGTCTCCAGAGAGGAACCCCCAAACAAATAATTTCTCCTCTGAACTTGCTAATAACTCTCCAAGACTAACATCATTACATAACCACCCTCTTGATGAAACTATGTCACCAAATATCGGAATACgaaaacaggaaacaccaaaCTCCAGCCCCTCTCCTGAGATAAAGCAGAAGCTTAATAAATCCAAGCAAAAGAAACCCTCTCCATATTCTCAAACTCTGGACATGGTGTCACCTCCTGTCAGACACAAGTCAAATAGAAAGTTGCTCTCCGGAAACCTCTCCTCAGACAGTGCATCAGAGTCTCCAACtaagacacaaagaaaaacgCCATCCAAAAGTAAGCATCACCAAACACAACAGTCAGTAAAATCAACTGCTGAGCtggacaaaacatcagaaacatcTGATCAGAGTGATGACAATAAGGTGAACGAGACAGATGACCTTGCAAAAGCCTATCAAGATAAACccatgacagacacacaaataatgCCACAGCCATTAAACATCGCAAACCAGCCAAACATGAAACCCGTGCTTCAGAAAATTTGCTACTCAATCAAAGCAATTAGACAAATCACACAGAACAAACGCCAATCATGTCTGGAAAAGTCCAACAGCTTGCCTGACTTCTCCTCTCATGTGGCCACTACATTTGGCTCATCATCTAAAGCTCTCCTTGCTTTCTTGTCCGTCATGACCCTAAAGGAAGGTATAACTAACCTAAATATGGATGAGCTGAATGTAAACAATGTCAGTTGTGCCGAGGCTTTAAAAATGATCGATTCCCTCAGAGAAATCGCCAGCATTGAAGATTCCCAGAAGTTAAAAACCAGTTTGTCTGATTTACAAAAGTCAGCTTCGAAACAGCTCCTGGAAAGTTGGAGGGGCTTTCAAGAATTTAGTGACAAATGCAAGAGTCGCAGCTCAACACCAAATTATTCGGAGAAAGAATTTTCCGAACAAGACTGTGGCATTGAGGAAAATGTTATTGATGAGATAATGGGTGAACTAGACATACCTGAGACACTTAAGGAGGAACTGGCTTCTCTTTCGGTGGATATCGGAAGTGAGAGTGACAATGAGGAAAAGACATCTTCCAGGTTTATCGAAAAAGAGGAATCGTCACCAGATAAAAATAGTGATGCTGACATACTCCATCCCTCCACAAATGAGGCTGTTAATGTCAATAATGAAACTCAAGATGAGAAAGTTAATGTCGATGTGAGTTCCATCATTAAAAAATTCACAGACATTAGCCAGCTGAAACAATCCAACTTAGAGATAGCCagtcagaaaattaaaaatgtgtcagatGATTTAAAGCAGGTTCTAACTGACGAGGCATCTAAAGACGACAACGATGTGGCCAAATGTCCACCGCCAGATGAACATAATGATAAACAGATATCTGAGGAAAGGCAGCTTCACAGTCAAGTATTGTTTGCGAAAGAGAGCAGCgaggacacacagacatgtaagGATGTAGTGAATGAAGAAAATCAGGGggcagaaaaacagcagcaaggCCACAATGAAGACACATCAAACCAAGAAAAGGAGAATATGACTGGTACTGACAGCTGTAGCTCTGAAGTAGAGGAGCAAGATACGGAGTGTGGGCAAAGTGAGGAAAGTATACGTACTCCTGAGAATGAGCTTACCTATGATGATGAGTCAGGTTCAGATGACGAACGGCAGAAGATGTCAAGTGCCAATAAAGATTTAGAGCAGAAAGTGAGCTGTGAGGAAAGTGCATCTAGCTCAGAGGCTAGTCAACAACAAAGCTCAGAAGAGGAGCGAGAAGTTGAATGtgaggagatgaaacaggagaGCAGGGAAGGTGATTTATCCAACCCTGAAACTCACTTTGAACCAGCAAGCGCCGACTGCTATGTGGAACTGCATGCCAGCAGGAAGGGAAGCACCTCCAGCCCAAATAGTGAAAATCAGTCATTGTCAGAGGAAGAGCAATCAGAGGTTGAATGTGAGGAACCGAGCAACAATGATGCCTTGTCTGACCCTGCAAACCCAGAGAGTAAAACAGGCTGTATGGGACTGAATGCCAGTGCTAACAAAAGCGTGTGTAACTCAGACGTGGATGAGCCCTCTTCTTCAGAAGAAGAGCAGCCAGAGGTTGAATGTGACAAGCTGAGCAACAAAGATATCTTGTCTAACCCCACAAATCTGGCAAGTCAAACAGGCTGTATTGGACTGAATGCCAGTGCTGATGAAAGTACATGTAATTCAGACATGGATGAGCCATCTCCTTTAGAGGAAGAGCAGCCAGAGGTCGAATGTAAGGAACTAAAGGTTATCGTTGAGGAAAGTTTGTCTGAACCTGAGGAAGAACAGGAGAGCACGGAGGAAGAAGAACACCTCGATGATCAGCGGGATCATgaggaacaaatgaaaaagtgtgAAGAGTTAAACTCTtggagagaagagacagaggaggaaaaggttACCTCAGAAGATGAGGACATTTATGCTGATAATACTGTAAAAGGAGATTTAAGCAATTTGATAGAAAATCAGGATTCATATATCATTAAAGACAGTGATAGCTTGATAGAAGAGGAAAAGCATTATAGTTTTGAGGTAGAAGAGGACAGTGGCAATGACCACAGCAGCTGTGAAGAACATATAGAAGTAGAGCAACCAAAagtcaaagacaaacaaatcagCAGCTCTACTGAGGAAGAATTAAGCTGTTATGACAAAGGGTCCAGCTCAGAGGAGGAACATGTCAATATGGACAGACACATAAAGGAGAGCTGTGCAGAACATCAAGAAACTCCTGCAATGGCAAAACCGCCTGAAGATACAAACTGTGAAAAGGCTGTGGAAAATCTCAAGCATCAATCTGAAGTCATAATATCACAGTCGGTCGCAGAGAGGGTGAGTTTTCTGGAAAAGGTGGCTGCTGATACCCAGAAGAGAAAAACTGTTACAGAAAGTTCCACCGTCACATGTGtatcacaaaaaaatgtccCTCTTGTGTCACATATTGAGGAATTATCCTCTGAATCTCCCACATCTCAGCCAGCTCTCATCACCCAATCAGCCCCTCAGTCATCGTTATCTTTCAGCTACGATTGCGGTGGCGTTATAACCACAGAGCCCGAGGGCAGCAGGGTGAAGTCAATCAGAGAAATGTTCCTGGCAAAGAGTTCCACAGATACTCAGCCCGGGCAGAGACGTTTTCCAAGCCCGAACAGATCAGAGCTGCCCGAGTTAAGAGCACAGACGTCAGCTAGTGGCGGCTATCAGTCTCAGACTTCAAGCGAGCTGTCCAGTGGCGAGGATGATTCATCACGGACACCCATCACTAAAGGCTTTGTGAGGAGAACAATTGAAAGGCTTTATGGCAAGAAGGATGCTAATATTGATGAGGTCTCAAGTGAAAGGCCTCCATCTGCACCcaagcagaaaaagaaagaacagtcaagcattttctctcctttccacATAGCCAAAACGATGTCTGAGTTGTCTTACTTCAATTCCACTAATGCCCTGGACACCTTAACTGAAGCGACACGATGCATTGCTTTTAATGCACAAGTCGGGCCTGGAGACAGTGTCCCTATTGATAAAGGAAGATGGCTCTTAAAAGAGAACACACTGATGAGAAAGTCTGTTTCAGATCCAGTTGGAATaaacaaaaactgtcccaaAAATGAAGGAATGTGTGAGGATACAGAAGAGAGCACTCCATATTCCCTTTTCAGTACAAAATCTGAACTGGAAGACAcgaaaaagtcattttcaaaaaagtgtACCTACTTTTCTTTGCCCCACGCTAGTGACTCAGACGTGTGTCAGGATGACCTGAGCACTGCGAGCAAAGGCAGCGTGAATGGTGACAGTGTCACGGGGACAAAAGACAGTTCTGAGGACACCGCAACGTTGGCAGAGAGGAACGGCACACTGCCCGGTGTCGGTATTAGCGACTTTAAGATGAAAGATAACAAAGTGCACCCACTGATAGAGGTTCCGTCTGATGGTGAGGTTGTAGCAGTGCAGCCTGGGAAAGGTCAGGGTGTTGTCAACAGAAGGATTCAGGAGCCTGATGTGTTGGACTTGCTGTACAATTTTTGCGGTGAACACTGTCCCATCCTGTAA